In the genome of Thermoleophilaceae bacterium, one region contains:
- a CDS encoding AAA family ATPase translates to MDMDNPRDRTAAREEAGAALDEALHEIKRVIVGQDAMLERLLIALMARGHVLLEGVPGLAKTLTVKTLAEVLGGTFRRIQFTPDLVPADLVGTRIYKPDSGSFDIELGPVFGNFLLADEINRAPAKVQSALLEVMQEQQVTIGGETFPVPHPFLVLATQNPIEAEGTYPLPEAQVDRFLMKVLVDYPSTGEEAAVVGRSLDEPAAVRETLSLEDLERFARTTQSVLVDREVIGYAVALADATRVPSRYGLEKIAGYIEYGASPRGPIGLVNSGRALALLRGRGHVTIGDIRDLAPDVLRHRLVLSYDALADGVTADELVDQVLAAVTEPPADHVQRTVAA, encoded by the coding sequence ATGGACATGGACAACCCGAGAGACCGTACCGCCGCGCGTGAGGAGGCGGGCGCCGCGCTCGACGAGGCTCTCCACGAGATCAAGCGGGTGATCGTGGGTCAGGACGCGATGCTCGAGCGCCTGCTCATCGCGCTGATGGCGCGCGGGCACGTGCTGCTCGAGGGCGTGCCCGGGCTCGCCAAGACGCTCACCGTGAAGACGCTCGCCGAGGTGCTCGGCGGCACGTTCCGGCGCATCCAGTTCACGCCCGACCTCGTTCCCGCGGACCTCGTGGGCACGCGCATATACAAGCCCGACAGCGGCAGCTTCGACATCGAGCTCGGTCCCGTGTTCGGCAACTTCCTGCTCGCGGACGAGATCAACCGCGCACCCGCCAAGGTGCAGTCCGCCCTGCTCGAGGTGATGCAGGAGCAGCAGGTGACGATCGGCGGGGAGACGTTCCCCGTGCCGCACCCGTTCCTCGTGCTGGCCACGCAGAACCCGATCGAGGCGGAGGGCACCTACCCGCTGCCCGAGGCGCAGGTGGACCGCTTCCTGATGAAGGTGCTCGTGGACTACCCGAGCACGGGTGAGGAAGCCGCGGTGGTGGGGCGCTCGCTCGACGAGCCCGCCGCCGTGCGCGAGACCCTCTCGCTCGAGGACCTCGAGCGCTTCGCCCGCACGACGCAGAGCGTGCTGGTGGATCGCGAGGTGATCGGTTACGCCGTGGCGCTCGCGGACGCCACCCGCGTGCCATCGCGTTACGGCCTCGAGAAGATCGCCGGCTACATCGAGTACGGCGCCAGCCCGCGCGGGCCGATCGGGCTCGTGAACTCGGGGCGCGCGCTCGCCCTGCTGCGCGGGCGCGGCCACGTGACCATCGGAGACATCCGCGACCTCGCGCCGGACGTGCTCCGCCACCGCCTGGTGCTCTCGTACGACGCGCTCGCCGACGGCGTTACCGCTGACGAGCTGGTGGACCAGGTGCTCGCGGCCGTGACCGAGCCGCCCGCCGACCACGTGCAGCGGACGGTGGCGGCTTGA
- a CDS encoding VWA domain-containing protein, with the protein MSFAAPLVLIALVALPVLALMYTAEERRRRAAAAAFAAPALQPSVAPRRPGWRRHLPMLAILLAIALLIVAVAKPQHTVAVPVERASIMLATDVSGSMTATDVKPNRLTAAKQAANRFVNQVPSRVNVGVMAFNNIATVLQSPTQDRQAVKRAIANMASSGGTATGNAITTASNVLNRAPKLNGKRPPAAIVLLSDGSSTSGQNPVAAAQAARRLHIPIYTVALGTPNGTITVPKRGGGTVVQQVPPDPQALQQIARASGGASFTAQTASGLKQVYEKLGSQLGHRKEKRQITNAFAGAAAVLLLAGLGMSLGWFGRLI; encoded by the coding sequence ATGAGCTTCGCAGCGCCTCTCGTTCTCATCGCGCTGGTGGCGCTGCCGGTGCTCGCACTGATGTACACGGCAGAGGAACGGCGCAGGCGGGCCGCCGCAGCCGCGTTCGCGGCGCCCGCGCTGCAGCCATCGGTCGCGCCGCGCCGGCCCGGCTGGCGCCGCCACCTGCCGATGCTCGCGATCCTCCTCGCCATCGCCCTGCTGATCGTGGCGGTGGCGAAGCCCCAACACACGGTGGCCGTGCCGGTGGAGCGCGCCTCGATCATGCTCGCCACGGACGTATCGGGCTCCATGACCGCCACCGACGTCAAGCCCAACCGGCTTACGGCCGCGAAGCAGGCCGCGAACCGCTTCGTGAACCAGGTGCCGAGCCGGGTGAACGTGGGAGTGATGGCGTTCAACAACATCGCCACCGTGCTCCAGAGCCCCACGCAGGACCGCCAGGCGGTGAAGCGCGCGATCGCGAACATGGCCTCGAGCGGCGGAACCGCCACCGGGAACGCGATCACCACCGCCTCGAACGTCCTCAACCGCGCGCCGAAGCTGAACGGCAAGCGGCCGCCGGCGGCGATCGTGCTGCTGTCCGACGGCTCGTCCACGAGCGGGCAGAACCCGGTGGCCGCGGCCCAGGCCGCGCGCAGGCTCCACATCCCCATCTACACGGTCGCGCTCGGCACGCCCAATGGCACGATCACGGTGCCGAAGCGCGGCGGCGGCACGGTCGTGCAGCAGGTGCCGCCCGACCCGCAGGCGCTGCAGCAGATCGCACGCGCGTCAGGCGGCGCGAGCTTCACGGCGCAGACCGCGTCCGGACTGAAGCAGGTGTACGAGAAGCTCGGCTCGCAGCTCGGCCACCGCAAGGAGAAGCGCCAGATCACAAACGCCTTCGCCGGGGCGGCGGCTGTTCTGCTGCTCGCCGGCCTCGGCATGTCGCTCGGCTGGTTCGGCCGGCTCATCTGA
- a CDS encoding trypsin-like peptidase domain-containing protein produces MRSPKHLWSGDWRSDAEIARQEAAEAAARHHEALRRAELEREAAAVTEVKERRGFRLTIASVALAVTAVAGAFVAGLLLHQGGDNPPPLPAVASKPLPTKGSQSPAGAVYAAASPAVVSVKTNLGSGTGFLISSDGKLVTNAHVVGNSSRVIVRFGPRAESLDAAVIGTDVSDDLAVLSIDPGTIPRAVKPLQFADSRTVRIGDPAVAIGNPFGLDRTATEGIISAVGRHIQAPNGFEIDNVIQTDAPINPGNSGGPLLDSSAHVIGVNSQIATGGGGNGNVGIGFAIPSNTVRQVVPQLERRQVVKHAYLGLSSAPSVSTAGGAIVRSVVPGGPADRAGIQSADLITEVDGRHVFDPSDISTAIAQRSPGDTIGVTVQRAGALVHLRVKLGQRPQRTP; encoded by the coding sequence GTGAGATCCCCCAAGCACCTCTGGTCCGGCGACTGGCGCTCGGACGCGGAGATCGCGCGCCAGGAAGCGGCAGAGGCGGCGGCCCGCCATCACGAGGCGCTCCGCCGCGCCGAGCTGGAGCGCGAGGCCGCGGCCGTGACGGAGGTGAAGGAGCGCCGCGGTTTCCGTCTCACGATTGCGAGCGTGGCGCTCGCCGTGACAGCCGTCGCGGGCGCGTTCGTGGCCGGGCTCCTGCTTCACCAGGGCGGCGACAACCCGCCGCCCCTCCCCGCCGTGGCATCGAAGCCGCTTCCCACGAAGGGAAGCCAGTCGCCGGCGGGCGCCGTGTACGCCGCGGCGAGCCCCGCGGTGGTGTCCGTGAAGACGAACCTGGGCTCTGGCACAGGCTTCCTCATCTCCTCCGACGGCAAGCTCGTGACGAACGCTCACGTGGTGGGGAACTCGAGCCGCGTGATCGTCCGCTTCGGGCCGCGCGCCGAGTCGCTGGATGCCGCGGTGATCGGCACCGACGTATCGGACGACCTCGCGGTGCTCAGCATCGATCCGGGCACGATCCCGCGCGCGGTCAAGCCACTCCAGTTCGCGGATTCGCGGACCGTGCGCATCGGCGACCCCGCGGTGGCGATCGGCAACCCGTTCGGCCTCGACCGCACCGCCACCGAAGGGATCATCTCGGCCGTGGGCCGGCACATCCAGGCACCGAACGGCTTCGAGATCGACAACGTGATCCAGACGGACGCCCCGATCAACCCGGGCAACTCCGGCGGCCCGCTGCTCGACAGCTCGGCGCATGTGATCGGCGTGAACTCGCAGATCGCAACCGGCGGCGGCGGCAACGGGAACGTGGGCATCGGCTTCGCGATCCCGTCGAACACGGTGCGCCAGGTGGTGCCGCAACTCGAGCGCCGCCAGGTGGTGAAGCACGCGTATCTCGGACTCTCGAGCGCCCCGTCCGTGAGCACGGCAGGCGGCGCGATAGTCCGGAGCGTCGTGCCGGGCGGACCGGCCGACCGCGCGGGCATCCAGTCCGCCGATCTGATCACGGAAGTGGACGGGCGGCACGTGTTCGACCCATCGGACATCTCCACGGCGATCGCGCAGCGCAGTCCCGGTGACACCATCGGCGTGACGGTGCAGCGCGCCGGCGCGCTCGTCCACCTGCGGGTGAAGCTCGGCCAGCGGCCGCAGCGCACGCCATGA
- a CDS encoding MBL fold metallo-hydrolase, producing the protein MLERNVADGIHRVEDAYVNWYLVEGDDGVTIVDAGLPTSWASLTEALAELGRKPADLKALVLTHAHFDHIGFAERARRELGVAVWVHENDVPLTKQPRQYGHERARTWYFLTQFKAFPIVAALVSNRAWWPPRIREVQRYENGSLPVPGSPHVVFTPGHTLGHCALHFPERDAVIAGDAVVTLNPYTGSKGPQIVSGAATADSKRALDSLDALAETGAGTVLTGHGEAWRGGAAEAVRLARQAGPS; encoded by the coding sequence ATGCTCGAGCGGAACGTGGCGGACGGAATCCATCGCGTCGAGGACGCCTACGTGAATTGGTACCTGGTGGAGGGCGACGACGGCGTCACGATCGTGGACGCCGGGCTGCCCACATCTTGGGCGTCACTCACGGAGGCGCTCGCCGAGCTCGGGCGCAAACCCGCCGACCTGAAGGCGCTCGTCCTCACCCACGCGCACTTCGACCACATCGGCTTCGCCGAGCGGGCGCGACGGGAGCTCGGGGTTGCGGTGTGGGTGCACGAGAACGACGTGCCGCTCACCAAGCAGCCTCGCCAGTACGGGCACGAACGCGCGCGCACGTGGTACTTCCTCACTCAGTTCAAGGCCTTCCCGATCGTGGCCGCGCTCGTGTCGAATCGAGCCTGGTGGCCGCCGCGGATACGCGAGGTGCAGCGCTACGAGAACGGATCGCTGCCCGTGCCCGGGTCACCTCACGTGGTCTTCACGCCGGGCCACACGCTCGGCCACTGCGCGCTCCACTTCCCCGAGCGTGACGCGGTGATCGCCGGCGATGCCGTGGTCACCCTGAATCCGTACACGGGTTCGAAGGGGCCGCAGATCGTGTCGGGGGCCGCGACGGCGGACAGCAAGCGGGCGCTCGACTCGCTCGACGCTCTGGCGGAGACGGGCGCAGGCACGGTGCTCACCGGCCACGGCGAAGCATGGAGGGGCGGCGCGGCGGAGGCCGTTCGGCTTGCCCGGCAAGCCGGCCCCTCCTGA
- a CDS encoding nucleotidyltransferase family protein → MPEPADSPFVTGLVLAAGGSSRLGQPKQLLPYGDGTLLEHVLATARVSPLDQLIVALGGNAEDVLGAVDLRGAEVAVNESYGDGCSSSIAAALPLVDPAADVLVLMLGDQPGVTAATVCGLVQGRGDAPVAVCRYDDGRGHPFAFGRSIFDDLGALHGDKAVWKLLEQRPELVREVRMPGRVPPDVDTWEDYEAVVSAQ, encoded by the coding sequence ATGCCGGAGCCCGCGGATAGCCCGTTCGTAACCGGGCTCGTGCTCGCCGCCGGCGGGTCGAGCCGCCTCGGCCAGCCCAAGCAGCTGCTGCCATACGGCGACGGCACCCTGCTCGAGCACGTGCTGGCCACCGCGCGGGTGTCGCCACTCGACCAGCTCATCGTCGCGCTCGGAGGCAACGCCGAGGACGTGCTCGGCGCCGTTGACCTACGCGGCGCGGAGGTGGCGGTGAACGAGTCCTATGGCGACGGCTGCTCCTCCTCGATCGCCGCCGCGCTTCCGCTCGTTGACCCCGCGGCCGACGTGCTCGTGCTGATGCTCGGCGACCAGCCGGGCGTGACCGCCGCCACGGTTTGCGGCCTCGTGCAGGGGCGTGGCGACGCGCCCGTGGCCGTATGCCGCTACGACGACGGCCGTGGCCACCCCTTCGCCTTCGGCCGCTCGATCTTCGACGACCTCGGCGCGCTGCACGGCGACAAGGCGGTTTGGAAGCTGCTCGAGCAGCGCCCGGAGCTCGTGCGCGAGGTGCGCATGCCAGGGCGCGTGCCTCCCGACGTGGACACGTGGGAGGACTACGAGGCCGTGGTCTCCGCGCAGTAG
- a CDS encoding XdhC family protein translates to MQPKLARRAEELIAERTPFVVATVVRAQRPTSVRPGDSGIVLGDGTIEGFVGGACAETSVRLQALRALETGEALLLRIVPEGDEAAENEGAIVVRNPCLSGGALEIFLEPRLPAPRIAILGTTPIGQAIAAIAQQLGYDAAITAITPADLASDSALVIASHGHEEPEAITAGLAAGVPYIGLVASRRRGAAVIEELRKSGVEHLDRVRTPAGLDIGARTAEEIALSIVAEIVGSRGEHATAEAIGATDPVCGMTVAVSDATPTVEHERRSVYFCCESCRSAFIEAPERYAGARG, encoded by the coding sequence ATGCAGCCGAAGCTGGCTCGGCGCGCCGAGGAGCTGATCGCGGAACGGACTCCATTCGTCGTCGCCACCGTCGTCCGCGCGCAGCGGCCGACGAGTGTGCGCCCCGGCGACTCCGGAATCGTGCTCGGCGACGGCACCATCGAGGGCTTCGTGGGCGGAGCATGCGCCGAGACATCCGTCCGGCTTCAGGCACTCCGCGCGCTCGAGACCGGCGAGGCTCTGCTGCTCAGGATCGTGCCGGAGGGCGACGAGGCCGCGGAGAACGAAGGCGCGATCGTCGTGCGCAACCCATGCCTCTCGGGCGGCGCCCTCGAGATCTTCCTCGAGCCGCGGCTGCCGGCGCCGCGCATCGCGATCCTGGGAACAACGCCGATCGGCCAGGCAATCGCCGCCATTGCGCAGCAGCTGGGATACGACGCGGCCATCACAGCCATCACCCCCGCCGACCTCGCCAGCGACTCCGCACTCGTTATTGCCTCACACGGTCACGAGGAACCAGAAGCCATAACCGCCGGCCTGGCCGCAGGCGTTCCCTACATCGGCCTGGTGGCGAGCCGCAGGCGCGGCGCGGCGGTGATCGAGGAGCTCCGCAAGAGCGGAGTCGAGCATCTGGACCGCGTTCGCACGCCAGCCGGCCTCGACATCGGCGCCAGAACCGCGGAGGAGATCGCGCTCTCGATAGTCGCGGAGATCGTCGGCTCGCGGGGCGAGCACGCCACCGCGGAGGCGATAGGCGCCACCGACCCCGTGTGCGGCATGACCGTCGCGGTGTCGGACGCCACCCCGACCGTCGAGCACGAACGCCGCAGCGTCTACTTCTGCTGCGAGAGCTGCCGAAGCGCGTTCATCGAAGCGCCGGAAAGGTATGCCGGAGCCCGCGGATAG
- a CDS encoding XdhC family protein: MSDVLAQAQKWTESGNAVALATVIDTRKSAPLPPGSKMAISSTGDVVGAVSGGCVEGAVVEVAEEILGGAKPRLLHFGIADEDAWDVGLPCGGEIDVFVERYEP; the protein is encoded by the coding sequence ATGAGTGACGTCCTTGCACAAGCCCAAAAATGGACCGAGAGCGGCAACGCTGTTGCGCTCGCCACTGTGATCGACACACGTAAGTCGGCGCCCCTTCCGCCCGGCTCGAAGATGGCAATCAGCTCCACCGGCGACGTTGTGGGCGCCGTATCCGGCGGCTGCGTCGAGGGCGCTGTCGTGGAGGTGGCGGAGGAGATCCTCGGCGGTGCGAAGCCGCGGCTACTGCACTTCGGGATCGCCGACGAGGACGCGTGGGACGTCGGGCTGCCGTGCGGCGGCGAGATCGACGTGTTCGTGGAGAGGTACGAGCCTTGA
- a CDS encoding XdhC/CoxI family protein yields MSAQGEFARLAAAGERAALVTVVSNEGEPEVGTRVLVRADGSLEGSFGSDELDSAARDFSEELMWGTERSEFREVDGVGLFVDVTAPSPRIFIFGAVDFANALCRTARVTGWRPYVIDPRSRFATPERFPEAEEVVAAWPEEAVARLGGIDRATYIAILHHDPKLDDAALQVAFDSDTPYIGAMGSRRAQAKRRERLLAAGVDEQQLERVSAPIGLDIGALGAEETALSIMAEVVAVRNGHGGGRLGDAKGRIHEAV; encoded by the coding sequence TTGAGCGCGCAGGGCGAGTTCGCGCGGCTGGCCGCGGCCGGTGAACGGGCCGCGCTCGTCACCGTGGTCAGCAATGAGGGTGAGCCTGAGGTGGGCACGCGGGTCCTGGTGCGCGCGGACGGATCGCTCGAAGGCTCGTTCGGCTCCGATGAGCTGGACTCCGCTGCACGCGACTTCTCCGAGGAGCTGATGTGGGGCACCGAGCGGAGCGAGTTCCGCGAGGTGGACGGTGTGGGTCTTTTCGTGGACGTGACCGCGCCCTCGCCGCGGATCTTCATCTTCGGCGCGGTGGACTTCGCCAACGCCCTGTGCCGCACCGCCCGAGTGACCGGCTGGCGGCCGTACGTGATCGACCCTCGCTCTCGCTTTGCCACCCCGGAGCGCTTCCCCGAGGCGGAGGAGGTGGTGGCCGCGTGGCCGGAGGAGGCCGTGGCCCGTCTCGGCGGGATCGACCGCGCCACCTACATCGCGATCCTCCACCACGACCCGAAGCTGGATGACGCGGCACTGCAGGTCGCGTTCGACTCCGACACGCCGTACATCGGCGCGATGGGGAGCCGGCGCGCGCAGGCGAAGCGGCGCGAACGGCTGTTGGCGGCCGGCGTGGACGAGCAGCAGCTCGAGCGCGTATCCGCCCCGATCGGGCTCGACATCGGCGCGCTGGGCGCGGAGGAGACGGCGCTCTCGATCATGGCCGAGGTGGTGGCGGTACGAAACGGCCACGGCGGCGGCCGCCTGGGCGACGCCAAGGGCCGCATCCACGAGGCGGTGTGA
- a CDS encoding DUF892 family protein, translating into MPSNTPEEQLVKYLTDAYSIEEQALAQLKIAPKIAGHPKLEEIFKQHLAETEGQERLVEQRLQAHGASPSKIKNTVMAAGGVGFALFAKLKPDTPGLLTAHSYSYEALEQAGYEALMHVAEKVGDTETVEAARRIRDQEIAMKERLADCFDVSVEASLRDLDPDDIDKQLNKYLADAHAIEAQAIGLLEKGQKIAGDPELVNLFEEHLTETREHQRLVEERLTAREGRTNALKDAALGLGALNWGAFFAAQPDTPGKLCAFAFAFEHLEIGGYEQLKRVAERAADGHTIQMAESILAQERAAAGKLELALSRAVDASLQAQGVAA; encoded by the coding sequence ATGCCGAGCAACACACCTGAAGAGCAACTCGTCAAGTACCTGACGGACGCGTACTCGATCGAGGAGCAGGCGCTCGCGCAGCTCAAGATCGCGCCGAAGATCGCCGGCCATCCGAAGCTCGAGGAGATCTTCAAGCAGCACCTCGCGGAGACGGAAGGTCAGGAGCGGCTCGTGGAGCAGCGGCTCCAGGCGCACGGCGCGAGCCCCTCCAAGATCAAGAACACCGTGATGGCCGCGGGTGGCGTGGGGTTCGCGCTGTTCGCCAAGCTCAAGCCGGACACCCCCGGCTTGCTCACCGCGCATTCCTACTCGTACGAGGCGCTCGAGCAGGCGGGCTATGAGGCCCTCATGCACGTTGCCGAGAAGGTCGGCGATACCGAGACGGTGGAGGCCGCGAGAAGGATCCGCGACCAGGAGATCGCCATGAAGGAGCGCCTCGCGGACTGCTTCGACGTGTCCGTGGAGGCGTCACTGCGCGACCTCGACCCGGACGACATCGACAAGCAGCTCAACAAGTACCTTGCGGACGCGCATGCCATCGAGGCGCAGGCGATCGGGCTGCTCGAGAAGGGCCAGAAGATCGCGGGCGACCCTGAGCTCGTGAACCTGTTCGAGGAGCACCTCACGGAGACGCGCGAGCACCAGCGCCTCGTGGAGGAGCGACTCACGGCGCGCGAGGGTCGCACCAACGCGCTGAAGGACGCCGCGCTTGGCCTCGGCGCCCTCAACTGGGGTGCCTTCTTCGCCGCGCAGCCGGACACGCCCGGCAAGCTGTGCGCCTTCGCGTTCGCCTTCGAGCACCTCGAGATCGGCGGCTACGAGCAGCTCAAGCGCGTTGCCGAGCGGGCCGCGGACGGCCACACGATCCAGATGGCCGAGAGCATCCTCGCCCAGGAGCGCGCCGCGGCCGGCAAGCTCGAGCTCGCGCTCAGCCGCGCGGTGGACGCATCGCTGCAGGCGCAGGGCGTGGCGGCGTGA
- a CDS encoding NAD(P)H-dependent oxidoreductase, with amino-acid sequence MTRIAAFGGSLRRGAFNTSLLRAACQLAPDDAEVTLIDIAELPLYNADLDEHYGGGPEPAAATELRNALECADALLIVTPEYNWSVPGYIKNAIDWVSRPAMKSPLAGKPALIMGASGGPAGTGRAQLHLRQVLLSTRTRVLVESLELPFAAEHIDDRGRLDPDTADEVRRLMARLDEEVELTATRQLAHST; translated from the coding sequence GTGACGCGCATCGCGGCGTTTGGCGGAAGCCTGCGGCGCGGCGCGTTCAACACATCGCTGCTGAGAGCGGCTTGCCAGCTCGCGCCGGATGACGCGGAGGTCACGCTCATCGACATAGCCGAGCTGCCGCTCTACAACGCCGACCTCGACGAGCACTACGGCGGCGGACCCGAGCCCGCGGCGGCCACCGAGCTGCGCAACGCGCTGGAGTGCGCCGACGCCCTGCTCATCGTCACCCCGGAGTACAACTGGTCGGTGCCCGGCTACATCAAGAACGCCATCGATTGGGTTTCGCGACCCGCGATGAAGTCCCCTCTGGCGGGCAAGCCCGCGCTGATCATGGGCGCCTCGGGCGGACCGGCGGGCACGGGCCGCGCCCAACTCCATCTCCGCCAGGTGCTCCTGAGCACCCGCACGCGCGTGCTCGTGGAGTCGCTCGAGCTGCCCTTCGCGGCGGAGCACATCGACGATCGTGGCCGCCTCGACCCGGATACCGCGGACGAGGTGCGGCGGCTGATGGCGCGGCTCGACGAGGAGGTCGAGCTCACCGCCACGCGGCAGCTCGCGCATTCGACCTAG
- a CDS encoding bifunctional diguanylate cyclase/phosphodiesterase — protein sequence MQGRSGFSKRHAVTAALMAGFCLASNGLALAWALLTDDPLMRRGWVILMIGICTVLFPVLTWGLFRVPRIAVQGVIATTTFLVAGAIYASGQADAPIAFLFLWAVPNTAAFLDTRQSLVQIGLAIAACGAALAGVHVRVHGQFGLGADEALRWAFVASTELAVAVLVMRMRIALRSSWTRLRQRAAQQATVSEIGQRALSHVALTPLLNETVGMVSETLAVELVTVLEYLPGEEQVLMRAGIGWPPGAIGSLKVPLDDSSQTATAIREQTPMVVEDYATEERFRGAQLLREQGAVSGIAVPIRGRETAFGVVAAHSRKRRHFSADDVNFLQSVANVLAATIERRITEAETRHQALHDPLTGLPNRALFRDRLQHALARSRRKDTTLAVLFLDVDNFKVVNDSLGHEAGDELLKVLAPRLAESVRVDDTVARFGGDEFVLLCEDVAEEEEAIEIAARVQQCFARPLQIAGAEHFVTASIGVALPTPGHDAPDTLLRDADAAMYQAKERGRARFEVFDADMRASAVRRLQVEADLRRAVENGEMRLVYQPAIDIDSGRIVAVEALLRWHHPQRGIVPPLDFIPVAEESGLIVPLGDWVLREAMTKGVRWRQMARPGEPPLVVSVNLSVRQLAERDLAASVARAIEDTGVDPRQIALEITESVLVKDTVAVAATLHALEALGVRLVLDDFGTGYSSLGYVKRFPLSFLKIDRSFVAELGTSGRDAAIVSAIAEMSRALGARVVAEGVETEEQLRGARKLGCELAQGYLFSRPVPPDEIDGLLRTDPWRLITISG from the coding sequence ATGCAGGGTCGATCCGGATTTTCCAAGCGCCACGCCGTCACGGCGGCGCTCATGGCTGGGTTCTGCCTGGCCTCGAACGGCCTTGCGCTCGCCTGGGCGCTCCTGACCGACGACCCCCTGATGCGGCGCGGCTGGGTCATTCTCATGATCGGCATCTGCACGGTGCTCTTCCCGGTGCTCACGTGGGGCCTCTTCCGGGTGCCGCGGATCGCGGTGCAGGGAGTGATCGCCACGACCACCTTCCTGGTGGCCGGCGCCATCTACGCCAGCGGCCAGGCGGACGCTCCAATCGCGTTCCTGTTCCTCTGGGCGGTGCCGAACACGGCGGCGTTCCTCGACACACGGCAGTCGCTGGTCCAGATCGGGCTCGCCATCGCCGCGTGCGGCGCGGCGCTCGCCGGAGTGCACGTGCGCGTGCACGGCCAGTTCGGCCTGGGCGCCGACGAGGCGCTCCGCTGGGCGTTCGTCGCGTCCACCGAGCTCGCCGTGGCAGTGCTCGTGATGCGCATGCGGATCGCGCTGCGCTCCAGCTGGACGCGCCTGCGTCAGCGCGCGGCGCAGCAGGCCACCGTGTCGGAGATCGGGCAGCGCGCACTGTCGCACGTCGCGCTCACGCCGCTGCTCAACGAGACGGTGGGGATGGTGAGCGAAACGCTCGCGGTCGAGCTCGTGACGGTGCTCGAGTACCTGCCCGGAGAGGAGCAGGTGCTGATGCGTGCTGGGATCGGGTGGCCGCCCGGGGCCATCGGCAGCCTGAAGGTGCCGCTTGACGACTCCTCCCAGACGGCGACGGCGATCAGGGAGCAGACGCCCATGGTGGTGGAGGATTACGCCACCGAGGAACGCTTCCGCGGAGCGCAGCTGCTGCGCGAGCAGGGCGCGGTCAGCGGGATCGCCGTGCCGATCCGCGGGCGCGAGACGGCGTTCGGCGTGGTGGCCGCGCACTCGCGCAAGCGCCGCCACTTCAGCGCAGACGACGTGAACTTCCTCCAGTCGGTGGCGAACGTGCTGGCAGCCACCATCGAGCGCCGCATCACCGAGGCGGAGACCCGCCACCAGGCGCTCCACGACCCGCTCACCGGGCTCCCCAACCGCGCGCTCTTCCGCGACCGCCTGCAGCACGCGCTCGCCCGCTCCCGCCGCAAGGACACGACGCTCGCCGTCCTCTTCCTCGACGTCGACAACTTCAAGGTCGTGAACGACAGCCTCGGCCACGAGGCGGGCGACGAGCTGCTCAAGGTGCTCGCGCCGCGGCTCGCGGAGTCCGTGCGGGTGGACGACACGGTGGCGCGCTTCGGCGGCGACGAGTTCGTGCTGCTGTGCGAGGACGTGGCGGAGGAGGAGGAGGCGATCGAGATCGCGGCGCGGGTGCAGCAGTGCTTCGCGCGGCCGCTCCAGATCGCGGGCGCCGAGCACTTCGTCACCGCGAGCATCGGTGTGGCGCTTCCCACCCCGGGGCACGACGCGCCTGACACCCTGCTGCGCGACGCCGACGCCGCCATGTACCAGGCGAAGGAGCGTGGCCGGGCGCGCTTCGAGGTGTTCGACGCCGACATGCGCGCGAGCGCCGTGCGGCGGCTGCAGGTGGAGGCGGACCTCCGGCGCGCCGTCGAGAACGGCGAGATGCGGCTCGTCTACCAGCCCGCGATCGACATCGACAGCGGCAGGATCGTGGCGGTGGAGGCGCTGCTGCGCTGGCACCACCCGCAGCGTGGCATCGTGCCGCCGCTCGACTTCATCCCGGTGGCCGAGGAGAGCGGGCTCATCGTGCCGCTCGGGGACTGGGTGCTGCGCGAGGCGATGACCAAGGGCGTGCGCTGGCGGCAGATGGCGCGCCCGGGAGAGCCGCCACTGGTGGTCTCGGTGAACCTGTCGGTACGCCAGCTCGCGGAGCGCGACCTCGCGGCCTCCGTCGCCCGGGCGATCGAGGACACAGGCGTGGACCCGCGCCAGATCGCGCTGGAGATCACCGAGAGCGTGCTCGTGAAGGACACCGTCGCGGTGGCCGCCACGCTCCATGCGCTCGAGGCGCTCGGAGTGAGGCTCGTGCTCGACGACTTCGGCACCGGCTACTCCTCGCTCGGCTACGTGAAGCGCTTCCCGCTGTCGTTCCTCAAGATCGATCGCTCCTTCGTCGCGGAGCTCGGCACGAGCGGGCGCGATGCGGCAATCGTCTCCGCGATAGCCGAGATGTCCCGGGCGCTCGGTGCCCGTGTGGTCGCCGAAGGGGTGGAGACGGAGGAGCAGCTTCGCGGCGCGAGGAAGCTCGGCTGCGAGCTCGCACAGGGGTATCTGTTCTCCCGGCCCGTCCCGCCCGACGAGATCGACGGGCTTCTCCGCACCGATCCCTGGCGGCTGATAACAATCAGCGGGTGA